A window from Enterocloster bolteae encodes these proteins:
- a CDS encoding bifunctional ADP-dependent NAD(P)H-hydrate dehydratase/NAD(P)H-hydrate epimerase: MRMLVTGKQMKAIDAYTIHTIGIPSLVLMERAALKVALAAERLWEKGDVIWAVCGTGNNGADGVAAARMLHLKGYPVRVFLVGNPDKGTEEFRTQLKIAGNVGLFTLPWQEGEKEECGLLIDAVFGVGLSRPVEGDYRQCIEMLASKSIRSTVAVDVPSGIHGDTGTVMGIALWADLTVTFGWEKTGTALYPGREYAGRVEVADIGFPGQALEAVKEAEGTAAGDFAVTYSDDDLKRIPRRPAYSNKGTFGKVLIVAGSKNMCGAAYLSALSAYRTGAGLVKLLTVEENRQILQERLPEAIIATYTPDQLMEGRDEFRKMIEAQMEWADVVVLGPGLGNGPYVEYLVEDILTSAFVPVIIDADGLNAIAGHPYLTSYYTENIIVTPHLGEMARLTGEGIDQIKENLAATALEYAGRYGLTCVLKDAATVTAGRDGNLYINSSGNSAMAKAGSGDVLTGIIAGLIAIGMEEEEAACLGVYLHGRAGDAAASKSGAHSLLASELADAVGSVMTMV, from the coding sequence ATGAGGATGCTGGTAACGGGAAAACAGATGAAGGCCATTGACGCATACACCATCCACACCATAGGAATCCCCTCCCTGGTCCTGATGGAGCGGGCAGCTCTTAAGGTGGCCCTGGCAGCGGAGCGCCTGTGGGAAAAGGGGGATGTAATCTGGGCGGTGTGCGGCACCGGCAACAACGGGGCCGACGGTGTGGCGGCAGCCAGAATGCTTCATCTAAAAGGATATCCGGTGCGTGTATTTCTGGTGGGAAATCCGGATAAGGGAACAGAGGAATTCAGGACGCAGCTTAAGATTGCAGGCAACGTGGGACTTTTCACTCTGCCGTGGCAGGAGGGGGAGAAGGAAGAATGCGGCCTTCTCATAGACGCGGTGTTCGGCGTGGGACTGAGCCGCCCTGTGGAGGGGGATTACAGGCAGTGTATCGAAATGCTTGCGTCCAAGTCCATCCGCAGCACTGTGGCGGTGGATGTGCCTTCCGGCATTCATGGGGATACGGGAACTGTCATGGGCATAGCCCTGTGGGCGGACCTGACGGTTACCTTTGGATGGGAGAAAACCGGGACAGCCCTGTATCCGGGCCGGGAGTACGCGGGCCGGGTGGAGGTGGCTGATATCGGATTTCCCGGACAGGCCCTGGAGGCGGTGAAGGAAGCAGAGGGGACGGCGGCAGGAGATTTTGCCGTTACCTACAGTGATGATGATTTGAAACGGATACCCAGGCGCCCTGCCTATTCCAACAAGGGAACCTTTGGAAAGGTGCTGATTGTGGCAGGCTCTAAGAATATGTGCGGGGCCGCCTACCTGAGCGCTTTATCCGCATACAGGACAGGGGCGGGACTGGTAAAACTGCTTACGGTGGAGGAAAACCGTCAGATTCTCCAGGAACGCCTGCCTGAGGCCATCATAGCCACCTACACCCCTGACCAGCTCATGGAGGGCAGGGATGAATTCAGGAAGATGATAGAAGCCCAGATGGAATGGGCTGACGTGGTGGTGCTGGGACCGGGACTGGGAAACGGACCCTATGTGGAATATCTGGTGGAGGATATACTGACCAGCGCGTTCGTGCCTGTCATCATTGACGCCGACGGCCTGAATGCCATAGCGGGTCATCCATATCTTACCTCCTACTATACAGAGAACATTATCGTGACGCCCCATCTGGGAGAAATGGCCCGTCTTACAGGGGAGGGAATCGATCAGATTAAGGAGAACCTGGCAGCCACGGCCCTGGAGTATGCGGGCCGCTACGGCCTTACCTGCGTGTTAAAGGACGCCGCCACTGTGACTGCGGGACGGGACGGGAACCTGTACATCAACTCCAGCGGCAACAGCGCCATGGCAAAGGCAGGCTCCGGCGACGTGCTCACAGGCATCATAGCAGGTCTGATAGCCATTGGCATGGAGGAAGAGGAGGCGGCCTGTCTGGGTGTATATCTTCATGGACGGGCAGGGGACGCGGCTGCCTCTAAAAGCGGCGCCCACAGCCTGCTGGCTTCGGAACTGGCGGATGCTGTTGGCAGTGTGATGACCATGGTGTGA
- the acpS gene encoding holo-ACP synthase — protein MILGVGTDLIEIRRMEKACKKDYFVVRTFTDMESRQAKGSASKLAGSFAVKEAVAKALGTGFRTFMPIDVEVLRDDMGKPYVRLYRGALKRFQEMGMERLEVSITNTREYAMAFAVGEGRIKEVQPNEDAGNGKTDEGH, from the coding sequence ATGATACTTGGAGTTGGAACAGATTTAATTGAAATCAGACGCATGGAAAAAGCCTGTAAAAAGGATTATTTTGTGGTGCGTACATTTACGGATATGGAAAGCCGGCAAGCAAAGGGGTCCGCCTCTAAGCTGGCCGGCTCTTTTGCTGTGAAGGAAGCGGTTGCCAAGGCTTTGGGGACAGGGTTTCGGACCTTCATGCCCATCGACGTGGAGGTGCTCAGGGATGATATGGGAAAACCCTATGTCCGCCTTTACAGAGGGGCCCTTAAGCGGTTTCAGGAGATGGGAATGGAGCGTCTGGAGGTGTCCATCACCAATACAAGGGAATACGCCATGGCGTTTGCAGTGGGAGAAGGAAGGATAAAGGAGGTACAGCCAAATGAGGATGCTGGTAACGGGAAAACAGATGAAGGCCATTGA